One Streptomyces sp. NBC_01237 genomic region harbors:
- a CDS encoding cation:proton antiporter, which produces MGGAFLAAAVLARVGGRIGLPTIPLFILAGILLGPHTPGIVLVADPHELEMLSALGLVLLLFYLGLEFHLDDLKTGGRRMALAGGAYLALNVGAGLGFGFALGWGTSEALVLAGVLGISSSAIVTKVLVDLGRIGNPETKPILGIIVVEDVFLALYLAALQPILSGADSLSAAVVDGGKAFGFLLLLALAARFGTKVISKLINTKDDELLVISFLGAAVFVAGVSEWFGVADAIGAFMVGLMLGSTTSGGRILKLVHPLRDAFGAIFFFAFGLSIDPGDLPSVVWPVLAAVAVTMAMNVFAGLAAAKVYTFGPQATANISTTLLARGEFALILATMAAGAGLDERLSPFIAGYVLVLAVLAPLAAGRSHWLARILPGGRTKGGDGDGGGDGNGDPNPGKIPVTA; this is translated from the coding sequence ATGGGCGGCGCCTTCCTGGCCGCCGCCGTCCTCGCCCGGGTCGGCGGCCGTATCGGACTGCCGACCATCCCCCTGTTCATCCTGGCCGGAATCCTGCTCGGCCCGCACACCCCCGGCATCGTTCTCGTCGCCGACCCGCACGAGCTGGAGATGCTCTCCGCACTCGGCCTCGTGCTGCTGCTCTTCTATCTGGGACTCGAATTCCACCTCGACGACCTCAAGACGGGCGGGCGCAGGATGGCGCTCGCCGGTGGGGCCTATCTCGCGCTGAACGTCGGCGCGGGGCTCGGCTTCGGCTTCGCGCTGGGCTGGGGCACCTCGGAGGCGCTGGTCCTGGCCGGGGTCCTCGGCATCTCGTCGTCGGCCATCGTCACCAAGGTCCTGGTCGACCTCGGGCGCATCGGCAATCCGGAGACCAAGCCGATCCTCGGCATCATCGTCGTCGAGGACGTCTTCCTCGCCCTGTACCTGGCCGCTCTCCAGCCGATCCTGTCCGGTGCGGACAGCCTCTCCGCCGCGGTCGTCGACGGCGGAAAGGCGTTCGGCTTCCTGCTGCTGCTCGCCCTGGCGGCCCGCTTCGGCACCAAGGTCATCTCCAAGCTGATCAACACCAAGGACGACGAACTCCTCGTCATCTCCTTCCTCGGTGCCGCGGTCTTCGTCGCCGGGGTCTCCGAGTGGTTCGGTGTGGCCGACGCGATCGGCGCCTTCATGGTCGGCCTGATGCTCGGCAGTACGACCTCGGGCGGCCGCATCCTCAAGCTGGTCCACCCGCTGCGGGACGCCTTCGGAGCGATCTTCTTCTTCGCCTTCGGCCTCTCCATCGATCCGGGCGACCTGCCCAGCGTGGTGTGGCCGGTGCTCGCGGCCGTCGCGGTGACCATGGCGATGAACGTGTTCGCGGGGCTCGCCGCGGCCAAGGTGTACACCTTCGGGCCGCAGGCCACGGCGAACATCTCCACCACCCTGCTGGCCCGCGGCGAGTTCGCGCTGATCCTGGCCACGATGGCGGCGGGCGCCGGTCTGGACGAACGGCTCTCCCCGTTCATCGCGGGCTATGTGCTCGTCCTCGCCGTCCTCGCACCGCTGGCGGCCGGACGCTCGCACTGGCTCGCCCGGATTCTGCCCGGCGGCCGGACGAAGGGCGGAGACGGTGACGGCGGCGGAGACGGGAACGGGGATCCGAATCCGGGGAAGATTCCGGTGACGGCCTGA
- a CDS encoding ABC transporter ATP-binding protein, giving the protein MGLRRTRRTAQSSRDAQSSQAARDPRGAHGQHAHADAAVELRGVQRRYGRGSATVHALRGIDLTLSRGSFTAVMGPSGSGKSTFLQCAAGLDRPTEGSVRLGGTEITGMSENKLTELRRSRLGFVFQAFNLLPSLTVEQNIILPMRLAGRGTGSAARRSAADMLTRVGLAGKGDRRPGQLSGGQQQRVAIARALVTAPDVIFADEPTGALDTTTAVEILGLLRHAVDSLGATVVMVTHDPAAAAWADRVLFLADGEIADSLPHATAERIAARMTALTAPAHAYAGAAA; this is encoded by the coding sequence ATGGGGCTGCGACGCACGAGGCGCACCGCGCAGAGCTCGCGGGACGCGCAGAGCTCGCAGGCCGCACGGGACCCGCGGGGCGCCCACGGGCAGCACGCTCACGCCGACGCGGCCGTCGAACTGCGGGGCGTCCAGCGGCGGTACGGCCGCGGCTCCGCCACCGTCCACGCCCTGCGCGGCATCGACCTGACACTCTCGCGCGGCAGCTTCACCGCCGTGATGGGCCCCTCCGGATCGGGGAAGTCGACCTTCCTCCAGTGCGCGGCCGGACTCGACCGGCCGACCGAGGGGTCCGTACGCCTCGGTGGCACCGAGATCACCGGCATGAGCGAGAACAAGCTCACCGAGCTGCGCCGCAGCCGACTCGGCTTCGTCTTCCAGGCGTTCAACCTGCTGCCGTCCCTGACGGTCGAACAGAACATCATCCTGCCCATGCGGCTGGCCGGCCGGGGCACCGGCTCCGCCGCCCGCCGCAGCGCCGCCGACATGCTCACCAGGGTCGGCCTCGCCGGCAAGGGCGACCGCCGCCCCGGCCAGCTCTCCGGCGGCCAGCAGCAACGCGTCGCCATCGCCCGCGCCCTGGTCACCGCACCCGATGTGATCTTCGCCGACGAACCGACCGGCGCCCTCGACACCACCACCGCCGTCGAGATCCTCGGCCTGCTCCGGCACGCCGTGGACAGCCTCGGCGCGACCGTCGTCATGGTCACCCACGACCCGGCGGCCGCCGCCTGGGCCGACCGGGTGCTCTTCCTCGCCGACGGGGAGATCGCGGACAGCCTGCCGCACGCCACCGCCGAGCGGATCGCCGCCCGGATGACCGCGCTCACCGCCCCCGCCCACGCATACGCGGGAGCGGCAGCCTGA
- a CDS encoding ribose-5-phosphate isomerase: MRVYLGSDHAGYELKNHLVEWLQAHGHEAVDCGPHIYDAQDDYPPFCLRAAERTAADPESLGIVIGGSGNGEQIAANKVKGVRAALAWSEQTAALGREHNNANVVAIGGRMHTVEESTKFVEIFLATPYSNEERHTRRIEMLSAYEATGELPPIPAHHPQQG; encoded by the coding sequence ATGCGCGTGTACCTCGGATCGGACCATGCCGGTTACGAACTCAAGAACCACCTCGTCGAGTGGCTCCAGGCCCACGGCCACGAGGCCGTCGACTGCGGCCCCCACATCTATGACGCCCAGGACGACTACCCGCCGTTCTGCCTGCGCGCCGCCGAGCGGACGGCCGCGGACCCGGAGAGCCTGGGCATCGTGATCGGCGGCTCGGGCAACGGCGAGCAGATCGCCGCCAACAAGGTCAAGGGCGTCCGCGCCGCACTGGCCTGGAGCGAGCAGACCGCCGCGCTCGGCCGCGAGCACAACAACGCCAATGTGGTCGCCATCGGCGGCCGGATGCACACGGTGGAGGAGTCCACCAAGTTCGTCGAGATCTTCCTCGCCACGCCGTACTCGAACGAGGAGCGTCACACGCGCCGCATCGAGATGCTGTCGGCGTACGAGGCGACGGGCGAGCTCCCCCCGATCCCGGCCCACCACCCGCAGCAGGGCTGA
- a CDS encoding Fpg/Nei family DNA glycosylase: MPEGHTIHRLAADHRDRFAGRPVRVSSPQGKFADSAALLDGRVLDAVDAHGKHLFLGFGDTGWVHIHLGLFGKLGFGTAPAPPPTDTVRLRLANGEHHADLRGPTTCALITEPEKRAIHDRLGPDPLRTDERGERAWSRISRSRITVAALLMDQKVIAGVGNVYRAEVLFRHGIDPYRPGKDLTRHEWDAIWADLVMLMREGVRNNRIDTVRPEHMPEAMGRAPRVDDHGGEVYVYRRTHQPCHICHTEIRTAPLAARNLFWCPTCQPPG, from the coding sequence GTGCCCGAGGGACACACCATCCACCGCCTCGCCGCGGACCACCGGGACAGATTCGCCGGGCGGCCGGTACGGGTGAGCAGCCCGCAGGGCAAGTTCGCCGACAGCGCGGCCCTGCTCGACGGCCGGGTGCTGGACGCGGTGGACGCCCACGGCAAGCACCTCTTCCTCGGCTTCGGGGACACCGGCTGGGTCCACATCCACCTCGGCCTGTTCGGCAAGCTCGGCTTCGGTACGGCCCCGGCGCCGCCGCCCACCGACACGGTGCGGCTGCGTCTGGCGAACGGGGAGCACCACGCCGATCTGCGCGGGCCCACCACCTGCGCCCTGATCACCGAGCCGGAGAAGCGCGCGATACACGACCGCCTGGGCCCGGACCCCCTGCGCACCGACGAGAGGGGCGAACGGGCCTGGTCGCGGATCTCCCGCAGCCGGATCACCGTCGCGGCCCTCCTGATGGACCAGAAGGTCATCGCGGGCGTCGGCAACGTCTACCGCGCCGAGGTCCTGTTCCGGCACGGCATCGACCCGTACCGCCCCGGCAAGGACCTCACCCGCCACGAGTGGGACGCGATCTGGGCCGATCTGGTGATGCTGATGCGCGAGGGCGTACGGAACAACCGGATCGACACGGTCCGCCCCGAGCACATGCCCGAGGCGATGGGGCGCGCGCCCCGCGTGGACGACCACGGCGGCGAGGTCTACGTGTACCGGCGCACTCACCAGCCCTGCCACATCTGTCACACCGAGATCCGCACGGCCCCGCTGGCGGCCCGCAACCTCTTCTGGTGCCCCACCTGCCAGCCGCCGGGCTGA
- a CDS encoding GNAT family N-acetyltransferase has product MTTELRVLRPSEWDNWITCLERGFGAVPSPPEARELWLALAEYERFLGLWDGAECVGTTGAYSFRLTVPGGAAVPAAGVTMVSVAATHRRRGALTGMMRRQLDDVRSWGEPLAVLTASEPAIYGRFGYGAATREMHLDIDTDRVRLARPAGSDGVRLRYADPVEALAACEAVYARLAPGRPGTPVRRPNWDRTAVLDPERERSGASPLQCVLAERDGEVVGYATFHTKPEWNLTKPAGTVSLRDLGALDPASYASLWQFLFDIDLMSTVECGNRPADDALLHLVSDVRRCDVRMQDGLYVRLVEVGAALEARTYRAPVDVVLEVEDAFCPWNTGRWRLTADAKGVASCRRTEDDADLELSVRELGSAYLGGVSLASLAAAGRVRELRTGALAEAGAAFSWDVEPWLPHGF; this is encoded by the coding sequence ATGACAACAGAACTCCGGGTTCTCCGGCCCTCCGAATGGGACAACTGGATCACCTGCCTGGAGCGTGGCTTCGGCGCGGTGCCCAGCCCTCCGGAGGCACGGGAGCTCTGGCTCGCCCTCGCCGAGTACGAGCGGTTCCTCGGGCTGTGGGACGGCGCCGAATGCGTGGGAACGACGGGGGCGTACAGCTTCCGGCTGACCGTGCCGGGCGGGGCCGCCGTGCCCGCCGCCGGGGTGACCATGGTGAGCGTCGCCGCGACGCACCGCAGACGCGGGGCGCTCACCGGGATGATGCGGCGCCAGCTCGACGACGTCCGCTCCTGGGGTGAGCCGCTGGCCGTGCTGACGGCCTCGGAACCGGCGATCTACGGACGCTTCGGCTACGGAGCCGCCACCCGGGAGATGCACCTGGACATCGACACCGACCGCGTGCGGCTCGCCCGGCCGGCCGGTTCGGACGGGGTCCGGCTGCGGTACGCGGATCCGGTGGAGGCCCTGGCCGCCTGCGAGGCGGTGTACGCGCGGCTGGCGCCGGGGCGCCCGGGGACCCCCGTGCGCAGGCCGAACTGGGACCGTACGGCGGTGCTCGACCCCGAGCGGGAGCGGTCGGGCGCCTCCCCGCTGCAGTGTGTGCTCGCGGAGCGGGACGGGGAGGTCGTCGGGTACGCCACCTTCCACACCAAGCCCGAGTGGAACCTGACCAAGCCCGCCGGCACGGTGTCGCTGCGGGATCTCGGGGCGCTCGATCCCGCCTCGTACGCCTCGCTGTGGCAGTTCCTCTTCGACATCGACCTGATGTCGACGGTCGAGTGCGGCAACCGGCCGGCGGACGACGCGCTCCTGCATCTCGTCTCCGATGTCCGGCGCTGCGATGTGCGCATGCAGGACGGGCTGTACGTCCGGCTGGTGGAGGTGGGTGCGGCCCTGGAGGCGCGGACCTACCGGGCGCCGGTGGATGTGGTGCTGGAGGTCGAGGACGCGTTCTGCCCCTGGAACACGGGGCGTTGGCGGCTCACCGCGGACGCGAAGGGCGTGGCCTCGTGCCGGCGGACGGAGGACGACGCGGATCTGGAGCTCTCGGTACGGGAGCTGGGGTCGGCGTATCTCGGCGGGGTGTCGCTCGCCTCGCTGGCGGCGGCCGGGCGGGTGCGGGAACTGCGCACGGGAGCGCTGGCCGAGGCCGGGGCGGCGTTCTCCTGGGACGTGGAGCCGTGGCTGCCGCACGGGTTCTGA
- a CDS encoding amino acid permease has product MTSQTTLAKSGEEPGEPEKPVSPDGLQAGLKNRHLSMIAIGGVIGAGLFVGSGAGIAAAGPAILLSYALVGLMVVFVMRMLGEMAAARPSSGSFSAYADQALGRWAGFSIGWLYWFFWVVVLAVEATAGAKILEGWIPGVPQWAWALIVMIVLTATNLVSVGSYGEFEFWFAGIKVVAIGAFVVVGLLAVFGLLPGSDNPGSGLAHLTDSGGFFPEGPGAILTGVLMVVFSFMGSEIVTLAAGESEDPQRAVSKATNSVIWRIAVFYLGSIFVVLTLLPWNDPSILKEGSYVAALNSIGIPHAGQVMDVIVLTAVLSCLNSGLYTASRMAFSLGGRGDAPRAFARVNKRGVPQAAILSSVVFGFVAVFFNYQWPDTVFQFLLNSSGAVALFVWLVICFTQLRMRGIILRESPEKLVVRMWLFPYLTWATIAMISFVLVYMLTDDAGREQVLLSLLVAALVVTISLVREARGRRAAGVTADK; this is encoded by the coding sequence ATGACGTCGCAGACGACGCTGGCGAAGTCGGGCGAGGAGCCCGGTGAGCCGGAAAAGCCGGTCTCCCCGGACGGGCTCCAGGCCGGTCTGAAGAACCGCCACCTCTCGATGATCGCGATCGGCGGTGTGATCGGTGCGGGCCTCTTCGTGGGATCCGGCGCGGGCATCGCCGCCGCGGGTCCGGCCATCCTCCTCTCCTACGCGCTCGTCGGCCTGATGGTCGTGTTCGTGATGCGGATGCTGGGCGAGATGGCCGCCGCCCGGCCGAGCTCAGGCTCCTTCTCCGCCTATGCCGACCAGGCGCTCGGCCGCTGGGCGGGCTTCTCCATCGGCTGGCTGTACTGGTTCTTCTGGGTCGTGGTGCTGGCCGTCGAGGCGACGGCCGGTGCCAAGATCCTGGAGGGCTGGATCCCGGGCGTGCCGCAGTGGGCCTGGGCGCTGATCGTGATGATCGTGCTCACCGCGACGAACCTGGTCTCGGTCGGTTCGTACGGGGAGTTCGAGTTCTGGTTCGCCGGGATCAAGGTCGTGGCGATCGGCGCCTTCGTGGTCGTCGGTCTGCTCGCCGTCTTCGGACTGCTGCCGGGCTCGGACAACCCGGGATCCGGGCTCGCGCATCTCACCGACAGCGGAGGGTTCTTCCCCGAGGGGCCGGGCGCCATCCTCACCGGTGTGCTGATGGTCGTCTTCTCCTTCATGGGCAGTGAGATCGTGACCCTGGCGGCCGGTGAGTCCGAGGACCCGCAGCGTGCCGTGTCCAAGGCGACCAACAGCGTGATCTGGCGGATCGCGGTCTTCTACCTGGGCTCGATCTTCGTCGTCCTGACCCTGCTGCCGTGGAACGACCCGTCGATCCTCAAGGAGGGTTCGTACGTCGCCGCCCTCAACTCCATCGGCATCCCGCACGCGGGCCAGGTCATGGATGTCATCGTGCTGACGGCCGTGCTGTCCTGTCTGAACTCCGGCCTCTACACGGCCTCCCGCATGGCGTTCTCCCTCGGCGGCCGGGGGGACGCGCCGAGGGCCTTCGCCCGGGTGAACAAGCGCGGGGTGCCGCAGGCGGCGATCCTGTCCTCCGTGGTGTTCGGCTTCGTCGCGGTGTTCTTCAACTACCAGTGGCCCGACACCGTCTTCCAGTTCCTGCTGAACTCCTCGGGCGCCGTCGCCCTGTTCGTCTGGCTGGTCATCTGCTTCACCCAGCTGCGGATGCGCGGGATCATCCTGCGCGAGTCCCCGGAGAAGCTCGTCGTACGGATGTGGCTGTTCCCGTATCTGACCTGGGCGACGATCGCGATGATCTCCTTCGTCCTGGTCTACATGCTGACCGACGACGCCGGACGCGAGCAGGTACTGCTCTCGCTGCTGGTCGCGGCACTCGTGGTGACGATCTCGCTGGTACGTGAGGCGCGCGGCCGCAGGGCCGCCGGGGTCACCGCCGACAAGTGA
- a CDS encoding ABC transporter permease: MFTPHLPNGLARAAVRFRPSSFVGTFVALLMAAAIVSACGILLQTGLTASVPADRYAKAPVLVAADQQASVTSGRGDEAYESTAVLPDTARLPESLVKKAAAVPGAAAAIGDRTFPVQQHRTPLTAHGWGSTAFTGTELVTGEAPRTGEVVIGSGIDGRVGDTLTLDTPAGPHEFRVSGTTATDATLWFTDRQAGTVSGHPGRVDAIAVLAAPGTTARTLAAQVGRAMGTEHAAQVHTGDDRGGVEDPGLASAEELLVGLGGSFGGIAAMVAVFTAAGTVALSVGQRGREFALLRAIGATPRQLRRTIATESLLVAPLAGALGTLPGIALANWWFGRLKDKGAIPDAVRLDIGWLPLGVAVAATVLTALLAGYLAARRPAKTKPGLALARTAVEGSPFGRIRTPLGFIALAGGGVFAGIAASQTGEDAANAALGVVMLFMMAVALLGPVIARVCASVLGLPLRAAGASGALAAANSRTNARRLASAITPIVLAMAFSSTLVFMHTSENRAVEHQQRDGITADHIVSDPAGLASDATARAAATPGVSTAVGLVRSSVLVPSGGSSERYLATASAQGVIGSPADLGRVQDLDVRTGTLDALRPGTIAIDTTLAASAKVTTGDRLALHLPDGTKASPKVVAVYGRGLGISLVTLPAADLKGHVTSPYASDVLVRATPAAAGALGALGTVTDSSGYAATQNQQRELSAWANTVMAAVLGGFAAVAAVNTLVMTVLDRRRELTVLRLVGSTRRQVMGMIRWEALLVTGAGIALGTGIALATLVPMMKGLTGEAPYIPPMLYGSFAAVTVLLGLGATAIPARAALR, encoded by the coding sequence ATGTTCACCCCGCACCTCCCGAACGGCCTGGCCCGCGCGGCGGTCCGCTTCCGGCCCTCCTCGTTCGTCGGGACCTTCGTCGCGCTGCTGATGGCCGCCGCGATCGTCTCCGCCTGCGGCATCCTGCTCCAGACCGGCCTCACCGCCTCCGTCCCCGCCGACCGGTACGCGAAGGCACCCGTGCTCGTCGCCGCCGACCAGCAGGCCAGTGTGACCTCCGGCCGCGGCGACGAGGCGTACGAATCGACCGCCGTACTCCCGGACACCGCACGGCTGCCCGAATCCCTCGTGAAGAAGGCCGCGGCCGTGCCTGGCGCGGCCGCCGCGATCGGGGACCGCACCTTCCCCGTGCAGCAGCACCGGACCCCCCTCACCGCCCACGGCTGGGGCTCCACCGCCTTCACCGGCACGGAGTTGGTCACCGGTGAGGCGCCGAGGACCGGTGAGGTCGTCATCGGCAGCGGCATCGACGGCCGGGTCGGCGACACCCTCACCCTGGACACCCCGGCGGGCCCCCACGAGTTCCGCGTATCGGGCACCACCGCCACCGACGCCACCCTCTGGTTCACCGACCGGCAGGCGGGCACCGTCTCCGGCCACCCCGGCCGGGTCGACGCCATCGCCGTACTCGCCGCCCCCGGCACCACCGCCCGTACCCTCGCCGCCCAGGTCGGCCGGGCCATGGGCACCGAGCACGCCGCCCAGGTCCACACCGGCGACGACCGGGGCGGCGTCGAGGACCCCGGCCTCGCGAGCGCCGAGGAACTCCTCGTCGGACTCGGCGGCTCCTTCGGCGGCATCGCCGCCATGGTCGCCGTCTTCACCGCCGCCGGTACGGTCGCGCTCTCCGTCGGCCAGCGCGGCCGCGAGTTCGCCCTGCTGCGCGCGATCGGAGCCACCCCGCGCCAGCTGCGCCGCACCATCGCCACCGAATCCCTGCTCGTCGCCCCGCTCGCCGGAGCACTCGGCACACTGCCCGGAATCGCCCTGGCGAACTGGTGGTTCGGCCGGCTGAAGGACAAGGGGGCGATCCCCGACGCGGTACGGCTCGACATCGGGTGGCTGCCGCTGGGCGTCGCCGTCGCCGCCACGGTGCTCACCGCGCTGCTCGCCGGATACCTGGCCGCCCGCCGTCCCGCGAAGACCAAGCCCGGCCTGGCCCTCGCCCGGACCGCGGTGGAGGGCTCCCCGTTCGGCCGGATCCGTACGCCGCTGGGTTTCATCGCCCTCGCCGGCGGTGGCGTCTTCGCGGGCATCGCCGCCTCCCAAACCGGCGAGGACGCCGCCAACGCCGCACTCGGCGTGGTCATGCTCTTCATGATGGCCGTCGCCCTGCTCGGCCCGGTGATCGCCCGCGTCTGCGCGAGCGTCCTCGGCCTCCCACTGCGCGCCGCGGGCGCCTCCGGGGCACTGGCCGCGGCCAACTCCCGTACGAACGCCCGCCGGCTGGCCTCCGCGATCACCCCGATCGTGCTCGCCATGGCCTTCTCCTCGACCCTCGTCTTCATGCACACGAGCGAGAACCGGGCCGTCGAGCACCAGCAGCGCGACGGCATCACCGCCGATCACATCGTCTCCGACCCGGCGGGACTGGCCTCCGACGCCACCGCCCGCGCCGCCGCGACCCCCGGGGTCTCCACCGCGGTCGGCCTGGTCCGCAGTTCCGTCCTGGTGCCCAGCGGAGGCTCCTCCGAGAGGTACCTGGCCACCGCATCCGCCCAGGGGGTCATCGGTTCGCCCGCCGACCTCGGACGGGTCCAGGACCTCGATGTCCGTACCGGCACGCTCGACGCCCTGCGCCCCGGCACGATCGCCATCGACACCACCCTCGCGGCGTCGGCGAAGGTCACCACCGGCGACCGGCTCGCGCTGCACCTTCCGGACGGCACCAAGGCGTCCCCGAAGGTGGTCGCCGTCTACGGCCGCGGCCTCGGCATCTCGCTCGTCACGCTGCCCGCGGCCGACCTCAAGGGCCATGTGACCTCGCCGTACGCCTCGGACGTCCTGGTCCGCGCCACCCCGGCCGCGGCCGGGGCACTCGGCGCACTGGGCACCGTCACCGACTCCTCCGGCTACGCCGCCACCCAGAACCAGCAGCGGGAACTCAGCGCCTGGGCCAACACGGTCATGGCAGCGGTCCTCGGCGGTTTCGCCGCGGTCGCCGCCGTCAACACGCTGGTCATGACGGTCCTGGACCGCCGCCGCGAACTGACCGTGCTCCGTCTGGTCGGCTCCACCCGGCGTCAGGTCATGGGCATGATCCGCTGGGAGGCCCTGCTGGTCACGGGTGCGGGCATCGCCCTCGGCACGGGCATCGCCCTGGCCACGCTCGTCCCGATGATGAAGGGCCTGACGGGCGAAGCCCCGTACATCCCGCCGATGCTGTACGGCTCGTTCGCCGCGGTGACGGTGCTCCTGGGGCTCGGGGCGACCGCCATACCCGCTCGGGCGGCCCTGCGCTGA
- a CDS encoding PP2C family protein-serine/threonine phosphatase: protein MDRRGGVDAYPARWRKSAHRARIALRKSGVDYFRGDGSDWIALIGLLLTVPAITCATVLNPVWCPPAALVLPIVAGGLLLRPASLLGLYATAAVALIVEALTLGPYADGPARVTPGTVLVVAACGFFGLVLAQFRARVGVPWRRGGTMLFDLRERIRVQSALPRLPQGWHREMALRPAGGQSFSGDFVVAARTNGGRTLEAVLTDVSGKGMDAGSRALLLSGAFGGLLGSLPPHGFLPAANGYLLRQDWDEGFATSIHLVLDLESGDYEILSAGHPPALQLHAGSGHWEEKSGEGPLLGVYDGAQFDAVKGRLAPGDVLMLFTDGLVEASDRDMAEGIDRLTGEADRYVTTGFEGAAWHLIEACAKDVNDDRALLLLSRRA from the coding sequence ATGGACCGTCGCGGAGGAGTGGACGCGTACCCGGCCCGCTGGCGGAAGTCGGCGCACCGGGCGCGCATCGCGCTGCGCAAATCCGGGGTCGACTACTTCCGTGGTGACGGCTCCGACTGGATCGCCCTCATCGGCCTGTTGCTGACCGTCCCGGCCATCACCTGCGCCACGGTGCTGAACCCCGTGTGGTGCCCCCCGGCCGCCCTCGTCCTGCCGATCGTGGCGGGCGGTCTGCTGCTGCGGCCCGCCAGCCTGCTGGGCCTGTACGCGACGGCGGCCGTCGCCCTGATCGTGGAGGCCCTCACGCTCGGCCCGTACGCGGACGGCCCGGCCCGGGTCACCCCGGGCACCGTCCTGGTGGTCGCGGCCTGCGGGTTCTTCGGCCTGGTCCTCGCGCAGTTCCGGGCCCGCGTCGGGGTCCCGTGGCGACGCGGCGGCACCATGCTCTTCGACCTGCGCGAACGCATCCGGGTGCAGAGCGCCCTGCCCCGGCTGCCGCAGGGCTGGCACCGGGAGATGGCGCTGCGCCCCGCGGGCGGCCAGTCCTTCTCCGGCGACTTCGTCGTCGCGGCCCGGACCAACGGCGGGCGCACCCTGGAGGCCGTACTGACCGATGTCTCCGGCAAGGGCATGGACGCGGGTTCCCGCGCCCTGCTGCTGTCCGGCGCCTTCGGCGGGCTCCTCGGCTCGCTGCCCCCGCACGGCTTCCTTCCCGCGGCCAACGGCTATCTGCTCCGCCAGGACTGGGACGAGGGCTTCGCGACCTCGATCCATCTGGTCCTGGACCTGGAGTCGGGCGACTACGAGATCCTCTCGGCAGGTCATCCGCCCGCCCTCCAGCTGCACGCGGGCAGCGGTCACTGGGAGGAGAAGTCCGGTGAGGGACCGCTGCTCGGGGTCTACGACGGGGCGCAGTTCGACGCGGTGAAGGGCCGACTGGCGCCCGGGGACGTGCTGATGCTGTTCACGGACGGCCTGGTGGAGGCGTCCGACCGGGACATGGCCGAGGGCATCGACCGGCTGACCGGTGAGGCCGACCGCTATGTCACCACCGGCTTCGAGGGCGCGGCCTGGCACCTGATCGAGGCCTGCGCGAAGGACGTCAACGACGACCGCGCGCTGCTGTTGCTGTCCCGCCGCGCCTGA